The following are encoded together in the Robertmurraya sp. FSL R5-0851 genome:
- a CDS encoding TerC family protein yields MEVSLLLQYGWVLLILIVLEGLLSADNALVLAIMAKHLPEDQQKKAINIGLLLAFVFRIGAIFIISFLFHVWQVQAIGAAYLIYIALKHLFTKHEREKDAKGKSYRATVASIALADIAFAVDSILAAVALVLALPDTPLGDIGGMDAAQFIVILIGAIAGLIVIRFAAAFFVKILTERPSLERAAMLLVGWVGIKLLMHTLAHPSVHIISHDFVEGPIWNTIFWSVMLLIALGGWFMSGKQKAVGH; encoded by the coding sequence ATGGAAGTATCATTATTGTTACAATATGGTTGGGTTTTGCTTATTTTAATTGTGCTAGAAGGTTTATTATCTGCTGATAATGCCCTGGTCTTAGCGATTATGGCAAAGCATTTACCAGAAGACCAACAGAAAAAAGCGATAAATATCGGATTGCTTTTAGCATTCGTGTTTAGAATAGGGGCTATCTTCATCATTTCGTTTCTATTCCATGTGTGGCAAGTACAAGCCATTGGAGCAGCGTACTTAATTTATATTGCTTTAAAGCATTTGTTCACGAAGCACGAGCGTGAAAAGGACGCGAAAGGGAAAAGTTATCGTGCAACTGTAGCTTCCATCGCTTTAGCCGATATTGCCTTTGCAGTGGATTCTATTTTGGCTGCCGTTGCTCTTGTTCTTGCTTTACCAGACACACCGCTAGGAGATATTGGTGGAATGGATGCAGCTCAATTCATTGTTATCCTAATAGGTGCAATTGCAGGGTTAATTGTTATCCGATTTGCTGCAGCATTCTTTGTTAAGATCTTAACTGAACGTCCAAGTCTAGAGCGTGCTGCCATGCTATTAGTTGGTTGGGTAGGGATTAAACTCCTTATGCACACTCTTGCCCATCCATCTGTTCACATTATTTCACACGATTTTGTTGAAGGTCCAATTTGGAATACCATCTTCTGGTCTGTCATGTTATTAATCGCGCTTGGTGGTTGGTTCATGTCGGGTAAACAAAAAGCAGTTGGTCACTAA
- a CDS encoding CBO0543 family protein encodes MSNTRLEQFDKAVQLREDSTDLLIQIWKEYHLYSTLEFWIMVSILVVPLLILFFKIDKSKIFLIGFYGYSVHVILAYVDIYGMNAGYWHYPFQLLPSLPSLSVDASIVPVVCMLMYQWTLNHKKNYYLYAILTAGGFALVFKPLLVGLGLFKLYGKANYIYLFVGYVLILLTAKFMTNVFLWAQKRYGPSTKQY; translated from the coding sequence TTGTCAAATACCCGTCTTGAACAATTCGACAAAGCCGTACAATTGAGAGAAGACTCAACCGATTTATTAATTCAGATTTGGAAAGAATATCATTTGTACTCTACATTGGAGTTCTGGATAATGGTATCGATACTTGTTGTTCCATTGTTAATATTATTTTTTAAAATTGATAAAAGTAAGATTTTTTTAATTGGATTTTATGGCTATAGTGTACACGTAATTCTTGCTTATGTTGATATTTATGGTATGAATGCAGGATATTGGCACTATCCTTTTCAGTTACTACCTTCCTTGCCAAGTTTATCAGTAGATGCCAGTATTGTCCCGGTAGTTTGTATGCTTATGTATCAATGGACGTTAAATCATAAGAAGAACTACTATTTATATGCTATATTAACGGCAGGTGGTTTTGCGCTTGTATTTAAACCATTACTTGTAGGACTTGGTTTATTTAAACTGTATGGAAAAGCTAATTATATTTATTTGTTTGTCGGGTACGTTTTAATCTTACTTACAGCAAAATTCATGACCAATGTATTTTTATGGGCTCAAAAAAGATATGGACCTTCAACTAAACAATATTGA
- a CDS encoding DinB family protein yields the protein MKQMLKSTEYASYYSRYVDLVPEGDLTSILLQQMNETVDILKGLTEQQAHFSYGVGKWSIKEVIGHITDTERIMGYRLLSFARGEKAELPGYDDNEYVRNAYFNSLFLQDLLENFEITRESTLQLIKSLPKEAYIRRGKANGSEVSVRAIVCIIAGHELHHRKLIEEYYIGSKEFPE from the coding sequence ATGAAACAAATGCTAAAGTCAACTGAATATGCATCTTATTATTCCAGGTATGTAGACTTGGTTCCTGAGGGAGATTTGACTAGTATCTTATTGCAACAAATGAACGAAACAGTGGATATTCTTAAGGGTTTAACTGAGCAACAGGCCCATTTTTCTTATGGAGTAGGAAAGTGGAGTATCAAAGAAGTGATCGGACATATTACGGATACTGAACGAATCATGGGATATAGGCTATTATCTTTTGCACGTGGCGAAAAAGCTGAACTACCAGGCTATGATGATAATGAATACGTAAGAAATGCTTACTTCAATTCTCTATTCCTACAAGATTTACTTGAAAACTTTGAAATCACTCGGGAATCTACGTTACAGTTAATAAAAAGCCTTCCAAAAGAAGCATACATACGTAGAGGAAAAGCTAATGGATCAGAGGTTTCTGTTCGTGCAATAGTATGCATTATTGCAGGTCATGAATTACATCACCGTAAACTTATTGAGGAGTACTATATTGGTTCGAAGGAATTTCCTGAATAA
- a CDS encoding ATP-binding protein, translating into MTDHELVKSYFYKNNSVHLPLLTIAKETQLEEKLIATKHQLQSFIFQNLDPVVIIDKWDKVITVNAAFHSTFGFTAIEVLGLDASELPILPDDRKFEVILNRSFTVLGEKVKGYETIRKTKDGKVLQVHLSCFPLLDEKNELDGWAVIIRDITERKQAQELLIKSEKLSIAGELAAGIAHEIRNPITSVKGFLQLMQSSNFEKQIYYDIMSSEITRIEQILSELLMLAKPQAVHFARKDVMVLIRDVVTLLGPQATLNNVQIITDLKTELTQIMCEENQIKQVCINFIKNAIDAMPDGGNLTIQLISSKTQELIIRFIDEGNGIPDELISKLGQPFYTTKEKGTGLGFMVSKRIVENHQGTVNICSEVGKGTTIEVKLPN; encoded by the coding sequence ATGACCGATCATGAATTAGTGAAATCTTATTTTTATAAAAATAATTCCGTTCATTTACCTTTGTTAACTATCGCAAAAGAAACCCAACTAGAAGAAAAATTAATTGCAACAAAGCATCAGTTACAGTCTTTTATCTTTCAAAATTTAGATCCTGTTGTCATCATTGATAAGTGGGACAAAGTCATTACAGTAAACGCAGCATTTCACTCAACCTTTGGATTCACCGCAATTGAAGTGTTGGGTCTAGATGCTAGCGAACTTCCTATCCTACCAGATGATAGAAAATTCGAAGTGATACTTAATAGAAGTTTTACTGTTCTTGGTGAAAAGGTGAAAGGGTATGAAACGATAAGAAAAACAAAGGATGGCAAAGTGCTTCAGGTACACTTGTCTTGTTTCCCATTGCTTGATGAAAAAAATGAGTTAGATGGCTGGGCTGTAATCATACGGGATATTACCGAAAGAAAGCAAGCTCAGGAGTTGTTAATTAAGTCAGAAAAATTGTCTATTGCTGGTGAGCTAGCTGCCGGCATTGCTCATGAGATTCGAAATCCAATTACTTCGGTGAAAGGATTCCTTCAATTGATGCAATCAAGTAACTTTGAAAAGCAGATTTATTATGACATTATGTCTTCTGAAATTACACGAATAGAGCAAATTCTTAGTGAACTTCTTATGTTAGCAAAACCACAAGCCGTTCATTTTGCACGTAAAGATGTAATGGTACTTATTCGAGATGTAGTTACGTTACTAGGACCTCAAGCAACGCTCAATAATGTTCAAATCATCACGGATCTAAAAACAGAATTAACACAGATTATGTGTGAAGAAAATCAAATCAAACAGGTTTGCATCAATTTTATTAAAAATGCGATAGATGCAATGCCTGATGGAGGAAACTTAACCATACAACTGATTTCTAGTAAAACACAGGAGTTAATCATTCGTTTTATAGACGAAGGAAACGGAATTCCAGATGAACTAATTTCAAAGCTTGGTCAACCATTTTATACGACGAAGGAGAAAGGGACGGGTCTTGGGTTCATGGTGAGTAAAAGGATTGTAGAGAATCATCAAGGGACAGTCAACATTTGTAGTGAGGTAGGGAAAGGTACTACCATTGAAGTGAAATTGCCGAACTAA
- a CDS encoding MEDS domain-containing protein: MENKIVPLTNLIDLKNHGHILYTYNKLDNYIENAISYIVSGIEQGHHIIFIESNDTYEKMKGILRGMLTQDALDCIHFLDNYEFYRLYDDFHCDLIVSHFSDVISHF; encoded by the coding sequence ATGGAAAATAAAATTGTACCTTTAACGAATTTGATAGACTTAAAAAATCATGGTCATATATTGTATACATACAATAAGCTTGATAATTATATTGAAAATGCCATCTCATATATCGTATCGGGGATTGAACAAGGTCATCACATCATTTTTATCGAAAGTAATGATACCTATGAAAAAATGAAAGGCATATTAAGAGGGATGTTGACGCAGGATGCTCTTGACTGTATCCATTTTCTTGATAACTATGAGTTTTATCGACTTTATGATGATTTTCATTGTGACTTAATTGTCAGTCATTTTTCAGATGTTATTAGTCATTTTTAA
- a CDS encoding Glu/Leu/Phe/Val family dehydrogenase: MPNNTVVNAIEKDHQKEQESLNLFYSTQTVIQKALNKLGYTHEMYELLKDPIRMLTVRIPVRMDDGTVQIFTGYRSQHNDAVGPTKGGVRFHPEVDEEEVKALSIWMSLKCGITDLPYGGGKGGIICDPRKMSFRELERLSRGYVRAISQIVGPTKDIPAPDVYTNSQIMAWMMDEYSRLREFDSPGFITGKPIVLGGSKGRETATARGVTICVEEAVKKKGFELQGARVVIQGFGNAGSYLAKFMHDAGAKVIAVSDVYGGVHDPNGLDIDYLLDRRDSFGTFSKIFEHTISNSELLELDCDILVPAAISNQITALNAANIKAKIVVEAANGPTTLEATTILTERGVLLVPDILASAGGVTVSYFEWVQNNQGYYWSEEEVDDKLSRVMIHSFENIYQTAALHRVDMRLAAYMVGIKKVAEAARFRGWV, from the coding sequence ATGCCTAATAATACTGTGGTAAATGCGATCGAAAAGGATCATCAAAAGGAACAAGAATCTCTTAACTTGTTTTACTCAACGCAAACGGTTATTCAAAAAGCCTTAAATAAGCTAGGGTATACTCACGAAATGTATGAATTGTTAAAAGATCCAATCAGAATGCTAACGGTTCGTATTCCGGTCCGAATGGATGATGGGACGGTTCAAATTTTCACTGGTTATCGTTCGCAGCACAATGATGCCGTGGGACCGACAAAGGGTGGCGTACGTTTCCATCCGGAAGTAGATGAGGAAGAGGTAAAGGCCTTATCGATCTGGATGAGCTTGAAATGTGGGATTACGGATCTTCCATATGGAGGCGGAAAAGGTGGCATTATTTGTGATCCACGAAAGATGTCCTTTAGAGAACTTGAGAGATTAAGTCGTGGATATGTTCGGGCAATCAGCCAAATTGTTGGACCAACAAAGGATATTCCAGCACCAGATGTGTACACGAATTCACAAATTATGGCGTGGATGATGGATGAGTATAGCCGTTTGCGAGAGTTTGATTCTCCCGGTTTTATCACAGGAAAACCAATCGTATTAGGCGGATCTAAGGGCAGAGAAACTGCAACTGCCCGAGGAGTAACGATTTGCGTCGAAGAAGCGGTAAAGAAAAAAGGCTTTGAATTACAAGGAGCAAGAGTGGTTATTCAAGGGTTTGGAAATGCGGGAAGCTATTTAGCAAAATTTATGCACGATGCCGGGGCGAAGGTGATCGCTGTTTCAGATGTATATGGCGGAGTTCACGATCCAAATGGGCTCGATATCGATTATCTTTTAGACCGACGCGATAGTTTCGGAACCTTTTCTAAAATTTTTGAACACACGATAAGTAATTCAGAGCTATTAGAGCTTGACTGTGACATTTTAGTCCCTGCTGCCATTTCAAATCAAATTACCGCACTAAATGCAGCCAATATTAAAGCGAAAATTGTGGTCGAAGCTGCTAATGGTCCAACCACCCTTGAAGCAACAACCATTTTAACAGAACGAGGAGTATTATTAGTGCCAGATATTTTGGCAAGTGCCGGAGGAGTTACGGTTTCTTACTTTGAATGGGTGCAAAATAATCAAGGCTATTATTGGTCAGAGGAAGAGGTCGATGACAAACTATCTAGAGTAATGATTCATTCCTTTGAAAATATATATCAAACAGCTGCGCTTCACCGTGTAGATATGCGATTAGCAGCCTATATGGTAGGGATTAAAAAGGTGGCAGAAGCTGCTAGATTCCGAGGATGGGTATAA
- a CDS encoding ornithine--oxo-acid transaminase — translation MNQTTSKTTNIIAQTQKFGANNYHPLPIVIEKAEGVWVENPEGDRFMDMLSAYSAVNQGHRHPKIIQALKTQADKVTLTSRAFHNDQLGPWYEKICKITKKDMALPMNTGAEAVETALKAARRWGYDVKGIVENQAEIIACTGNFHGRTLGAVSLSSDPEYKRGFGPLLPGITLIPYGDLEALRGAITPNTAAFLMEPIQGEAGILLPPEGFLKAASDLCKEHNVLFIADEIQVGLARTGKMFACDWEEVDPDILILGKALGGGVFPISCVVANSDVLGVFNPGSHGSTFGGNPLACAVSLASLEVIEEEKLAERSLELGEYFLNQLKTINNQKIKEIRGKGLFIGVELTEAARPYCEQLKEAGLLCKETHETVIRFAPPLIITKEEIDWAFEKIQNVLGS, via the coding sequence ATGAATCAAACAACTTCAAAAACTACTAATATTATTGCACAAACTCAAAAATTTGGAGCAAACAACTATCATCCGCTACCAATCGTGATTGAAAAGGCAGAAGGTGTATGGGTGGAAAATCCGGAAGGCGATCGTTTTATGGATATGCTGAGTGCTTACTCAGCAGTGAATCAAGGGCATCGTCATCCGAAAATCATTCAAGCTCTAAAGACTCAAGCAGATAAAGTCACACTAACGTCACGTGCCTTCCATAATGATCAGTTAGGTCCTTGGTACGAAAAAATTTGTAAGATAACCAAAAAAGACATGGCACTTCCAATGAACACAGGGGCAGAAGCGGTGGAAACAGCTCTAAAAGCAGCACGTCGCTGGGGGTACGATGTAAAAGGGATTGTAGAGAATCAAGCAGAAATCATCGCTTGTACAGGCAACTTTCATGGGAGAACTCTTGGGGCAGTATCCTTATCATCAGACCCTGAATATAAGCGTGGCTTCGGTCCACTTTTACCAGGGATTACGTTAATTCCTTACGGTGATTTAGAAGCTCTAAGAGGAGCGATCACGCCAAATACGGCCGCTTTCTTAATGGAACCGATCCAAGGAGAAGCTGGAATTCTATTACCACCAGAAGGGTTCTTAAAGGCTGCTTCTGACTTATGTAAAGAACATAATGTATTGTTTATTGCAGACGAAATTCAGGTAGGCTTAGCGCGTACAGGGAAAATGTTTGCATGTGATTGGGAGGAAGTAGATCCAGATATTCTTATTTTAGGAAAAGCACTTGGTGGCGGAGTATTCCCAATCTCTTGTGTGGTCGCAAACTCTGATGTACTTGGAGTATTCAACCCAGGTTCACACGGATCTACATTTGGAGGAAATCCTCTAGCTTGTGCTGTGTCGCTTGCTTCTCTTGAAGTAATTGAGGAAGAAAAACTAGCTGAGCGTTCTCTAGAATTAGGAGAGTATTTCCTAAATCAACTAAAAACAATCAACAATCAGAAGATAAAAGAAATTAGAGGAAAAGGGTTGTTTATCGGTGTAGAACTTACTGAGGCTGCTAGACCATATTGTGAGCAACTAAAGGAAGCTGGTTTATTGTGTAAAGAAACCCATGAAACGGTGATTCGTTTTGCACCACCATTAATCATAACAAAGGAAGAAATCGATTGGGCGTTTGAAAAAATTCAAAACGTGTTAGGTTCTTAA
- the pruA gene encoding L-glutamate gamma-semialdehyde dehydrogenase translates to MKPYTHEPFTNFSIEKNKKDFQEALAYVQTQIGKDYPVIIGEEEITTEEKIVSINPANKEEMIGTVSMANQELAEKAMQAALTAFESWKKWKPEHRANILFRAAAIMRRRKHEFSSYLVKEAGKPWNEADADTAEAIDFLEYYARQMLKLKNGMDVQSRDGEYNQFHYIPLGVGVIISPFNFPLAIMAGTTVAAIVTGNTVLLKPANSTPVIAAKFVELMYEAGLPKGVLNYVPGSGAQIGDYLVDHPKTRFVSFTGSREVGCRINERAAKVHPGQIWIKRVIAEMGGKDTVVVDNDADLDLAAASIVYSAFGFSGQKCSAGSRAVVHQDVYEEVLEKAVSLTNQLTVGNPELLETYMGPVIDEKAYKKIMEYIEIGKQEGMLMAGGEGDDSKGFFIKPTIFADVDERARLMQEEIFGPVLAFCKARDFDHMLEIANNTDYGLTGALISNNREHIEKAREEFHVGNLYFNRTCTGAIVGYQPFGGFNMSGTDSKAGGPDYLLLHMQAKTTSETL, encoded by the coding sequence ATGAAACCTTATACACATGAACCATTTACCAATTTTTCGATTGAAAAGAATAAAAAAGACTTTCAAGAAGCACTAGCTTATGTTCAAACACAAATTGGAAAAGACTATCCTGTGATTATTGGAGAAGAAGAAATTACAACAGAAGAGAAAATCGTTTCAATTAATCCAGCGAATAAGGAAGAGATGATAGGGACCGTATCGATGGCCAATCAAGAGCTAGCGGAGAAAGCAATGCAAGCTGCTCTGACAGCATTTGAAAGCTGGAAAAAGTGGAAACCTGAGCATCGTGCAAACATATTATTCCGTGCTGCTGCCATCATGCGCCGACGTAAACATGAATTTTCTAGTTATCTAGTAAAAGAAGCAGGTAAACCATGGAACGAAGCAGATGCGGACACAGCAGAAGCGATTGATTTTCTTGAGTATTACGCTCGTCAAATGCTGAAGTTGAAGAACGGAATGGATGTGCAAAGTCGTGACGGTGAGTACAATCAATTTCACTATATTCCACTTGGAGTAGGAGTCATTATTTCACCGTTTAATTTTCCGCTTGCCATTATGGCAGGAACGACGGTTGCAGCCATTGTCACAGGAAATACGGTGTTATTAAAACCAGCTAATTCAACACCAGTCATTGCGGCAAAATTTGTAGAGTTAATGTATGAGGCGGGATTACCTAAGGGAGTATTGAATTACGTACCTGGTAGTGGTGCGCAAATCGGAGATTATCTTGTTGATCATCCGAAAACTCGCTTTGTTTCGTTCACGGGTTCTCGTGAAGTGGGTTGCCGGATCAACGAGCGTGCAGCCAAAGTTCATCCTGGACAAATTTGGATCAAACGTGTAATTGCTGAAATGGGTGGAAAAGACACGGTGGTCGTAGATAACGATGCGGATCTAGATCTAGCAGCAGCTTCAATTGTTTACTCCGCATTTGGATTTTCAGGACAAAAATGCTCTGCAGGATCACGAGCAGTCGTCCACCAAGATGTGTATGAAGAAGTGCTTGAAAAAGCTGTTTCCTTAACAAATCAGCTGACTGTAGGGAATCCAGAATTACTAGAAACTTACATGGGACCTGTTATTGATGAAAAAGCATATAAAAAAATCATGGAGTATATTGAAATTGGCAAACAAGAGGGCATGTTAATGGCTGGTGGTGAAGGAGACGATTCTAAAGGATTCTTCATTAAGCCAACCATATTTGCCGATGTAGATGAAAGAGCACGCTTAATGCAAGAAGAAATCTTTGGGCCTGTTCTAGCATTCTGTAAAGCTCGAGATTTTGACCATATGTTGGAGATAGCGAATAACACGGATTATGGACTAACGGGTGCCCTCATTTCCAACAACAGAGAGCATATTGAGAAAGCTAGAGAAGAATTTCATGTTGGAAATCTTTACTTCAACCGTACGTGTACAGGTGCTATCGTTGGCTATCAACCGTTTGGAGGCTTTAATATGTCAGGAACCGACTCTAAAGCTGGTGGCCCTGATTATTTACTATTGCATATGCAAGCAAAAACAACTTCAGAAACTCTATAA
- a CDS encoding sigma-54 interaction domain-containing protein, which translates to MENSKKSLSYLQYVNKLYERILDEVEVGVHAVDETGKTIIYNKKMMQMESMDLHDVIDKNLLDVFMFKDDQSSTLVQALQEGKETTNVKQTYFNNKGREITTINNTFPIFKDGEIQGAVEIANDVTKLERLMKGNMNIKGTTRFTFDHIIGNSPAIKEVIEFAKRAARTSSYVLIVGETGTGKELFAQSIHNASNRFSAPFISQNCAALPDNLIESLLFGTKRGAFTGAVDSPGLFEQANGGTLLLDEINSLNLNLQAKLLRVLQEKMIRRVGDTKDTSVDVRVIANINEDPIDAIANDHLRKDLYYRLGVVTLFVPPLRDRKEDIPLLVKHFIEKYNNRFQMNVKGLSEEVTRSFMEYDWLGNVRELEHIIEAAMNIIMDEEEIQYAHLPFQYRSKMQMKEMMIPLSTVDHFIKESNDVTVPLKDQMELFERSYIEHVLKKNDFNISKSANLLGLSRQSLQYRMKKLNIESN; encoded by the coding sequence ATGGAGAATTCAAAGAAATCATTATCGTATCTTCAATATGTTAATAAATTATATGAGAGAATTTTGGACGAGGTAGAGGTTGGCGTTCACGCCGTGGATGAAACCGGAAAGACCATTATTTATAACAAAAAAATGATGCAGATGGAATCAATGGATTTACATGATGTCATTGATAAAAATCTACTAGATGTGTTTATGTTTAAAGACGATCAATCTAGTACTCTAGTACAAGCACTTCAAGAAGGCAAAGAGACCACGAATGTCAAACAAACGTACTTCAACAATAAAGGTCGAGAAATTACAACGATCAATAATACATTTCCTATTTTTAAAGATGGTGAAATTCAAGGAGCCGTTGAAATTGCCAATGATGTTACGAAACTAGAACGCCTTATGAAAGGAAATATGAATATAAAAGGGACGACTCGTTTTACGTTTGATCATATTATCGGCAATAGTCCTGCGATTAAGGAAGTCATTGAATTTGCCAAACGGGCTGCACGAACCTCTTCTTATGTGTTAATTGTTGGTGAAACCGGAACGGGAAAGGAGCTGTTTGCACAAAGCATTCATAATGCTAGCAACCGGTTTTCGGCTCCTTTTATTTCACAAAACTGCGCAGCCCTACCCGACAATTTAATTGAAAGTCTATTATTTGGAACCAAGCGCGGAGCATTTACAGGTGCTGTTGACTCACCAGGGTTATTTGAACAAGCAAATGGCGGTACCTTATTACTGGATGAAATCAACTCCTTAAATCTAAATCTTCAAGCTAAATTATTACGTGTTTTACAGGAAAAAATGATACGTCGTGTAGGTGATACAAAAGATACTTCGGTAGATGTGAGAGTCATTGCCAATATTAATGAAGACCCCATTGATGCGATTGCCAATGATCATTTACGAAAAGACTTGTATTATCGACTGGGAGTTGTCACGCTCTTTGTTCCACCGTTAAGGGATCGAAAGGAAGATATTCCCCTCTTAGTTAAGCATTTTATTGAAAAATACAATAATCGTTTCCAAATGAACGTGAAGGGTTTATCTGAAGAAGTTACGAGGTCGTTCATGGAATATGATTGGCTCGGAAATGTTCGAGAACTTGAACATATCATTGAGGCTGCCATGAACATTATTATGGATGAAGAAGAGATTCAATACGCTCATTTACCTTTCCAATATCGAAGCAAAATGCAAATGAAAGAAATGATGATCCCTTTATCAACAGTGGACCATTTTATTAAAGAGAGCAATGATGTTACCGTCCCACTAAAAGACCAAATGGAATTATTTGAACGATCATATATCGAACATGTTCTAAAGAAAAACGACTTTAACATTTCTAAGTCAGCCAACCTACTTGGACTCAGTCGACAAAGTCTACAGTACCGAATGAAAAAGTTAAATATTGAATCAAATTGA
- a CDS encoding dienelactone hydrolase family protein, translated as MNKSDKLIIVIHEIYGVNQHIKTYCNHFAKLGYEVFCPNLLNKEQPFPYDQEETAYQYFTNEIGFLKARDKINIIIKENREKYKKIYLVGFSVGATISWLCSNVNDVDGVIGYYGSRIRNYMNVYPKCPVLLFFPEKEEAFDVDDINPKLIEKNVEVYKFEGKHGFSDRFSMKYNKHSAEAAFQIVVDFLESLDVRHIPIN; from the coding sequence TTGAATAAGTCTGACAAACTCATCATTGTAATCCATGAGATATATGGAGTTAACCAACATATTAAGACATACTGTAATCATTTTGCCAAGTTGGGTTATGAGGTTTTTTGCCCTAATCTTTTAAATAAAGAACAACCCTTTCCCTATGACCAAGAAGAAACAGCATATCAGTATTTTACAAATGAAATCGGTTTTTTAAAGGCAAGAGACAAGATTAATATAATAATAAAAGAAAATAGGGAAAAGTATAAAAAAATTTACCTTGTCGGATTTAGTGTAGGAGCAACCATTTCTTGGCTTTGCAGTAATGTTAATGATGTTGATGGGGTAATTGGTTATTATGGGTCGAGAATTAGAAATTACATGAATGTCTATCCAAAATGTCCTGTATTACTATTTTTTCCTGAAAAAGAAGAAGCTTTTGATGTAGATGATATAAACCCTAAATTAATAGAAAAGAACGTAGAAGTATACAAATTCGAAGGAAAGCATGGATTTAGTGATCGCTTCTCTATGAAATATAATAAACATTCTGCCGAAGCAGCATTTCAAATTGTGGTAGATTTTTTAGAAAGTCTAGACGTGCGCCATATACCAATCAATTGA
- a CDS encoding transposase encodes MKLFLLLTSAALPLLMVILQKKWKNTQNFFHLAALISSLIFGNISAFAIYDIIKDESVFMTNIHGIFLNPLFLLTGGYLGIYLLYILIPQLKGRDN; translated from the coding sequence ATGAAACTTTTTTTACTTTTAACCAGTGCGGCATTGCCTTTATTGATGGTAATCCTACAAAAGAAATGGAAAAACACCCAAAACTTTTTTCATCTAGCCGCTCTCATTAGCTCCCTTATATTTGGCAATATTTCTGCCTTTGCAATTTATGACATTATCAAAGATGAGTCCGTATTTATGACCAATATTCATGGAATTTTCCTTAACCCTCTCTTCTTACTGACCGGTGGTTATTTAGGGATCTATTTGCTCTACATCCTTATCCCACAGTTAAAGGGAAGAGACAACTAA
- a CDS encoding DUF4181 domain-containing protein — translation MSQYVFLVLILFSFGICYFALKNIFKIHQKKGKYVHLNKIHKVTEIVIISLILVFTFLFSFVFRYNVGVHYFIGALSVLFAFRGYMEWKYNKLEKQYIFSILTSITFIISFIGIELLS, via the coding sequence GTGAGTCAATATGTATTCTTAGTGTTAATTTTATTTAGTTTTGGAATATGTTATTTTGCTTTAAAAAACATCTTTAAAATTCATCAAAAAAAAGGTAAATACGTACATCTTAACAAAATACACAAAGTAACTGAAATTGTAATCATTTCATTAATACTAGTATTCACTTTTCTATTTAGTTTTGTCTTTAGATATAATGTCGGAGTCCATTATTTTATTGGAGCTTTATCAGTACTTTTTGCTTTCAGGGGATATATGGAGTGGAAGTACAATAAATTAGAGAAGCAATATATTTTTAGTATTTTAACGAGTATTACTTTCATAATTTCATTTATAGGAATAGAACTTCTTTCCTAA
- a CDS encoding DUF6262 family protein — MDSYDRKKHLKQIHENRKVITTNKVDEAIKRLVRANKIINFNSVANEAGVAKATLYNNILLRERIETLRSQQIQSPSKIKEMNDNNKDAIIESLKRKLKRLEQENKVLRDQLKVAYAEVYKKI, encoded by the coding sequence ATGGATTCATATGACAGAAAGAAACACCTAAAACAAATCCATGAAAATAGAAAAGTTATTACTACGAATAAAGTAGATGAAGCTATAAAGAGGCTCGTGAGAGCCAATAAAATTATTAATTTCAATAGCGTTGCAAATGAGGCAGGAGTAGCAAAAGCAACTTTATACAACAATATATTACTTCGGGAACGAATTGAAACACTTCGTTCTCAACAGATTCAAAGTCCTTCTAAAATAAAAGAAATGAATGACAATAATAAGGACGCTATTATAGAATCTCTAAAAAGAAAACTTAAGAGATTAGAACAGGAAAACAAGGTGTTACGTGACCAATTAAAGGTTGCATATGCTGAAGTTTACAAAAAAATTTAG